In Candidatus Electrothrix scaldis, the genomic window ACCCATTCGAACGGCTGCTGTGATCAATGCGCCGGTTTTGGAACGATGAATTGTTCGGAGTTGTTCAAAGGAAATCTTCTTTTCTTCACTGGCAATATCCAGGTATTGCCCACCCACCATTCCTTGCGAACCAGCGGCATGGGCCAGAGTCGCTATAAGCTGGAGGCGTATTGCTGCGGCTGGCCCTGGCAAACTTGGGTCGCTAAGCAGGGAAAAAGCATAGGTCAGCAGGCCATCGCCAGCCAGGATTGCCTCTGCTTCCCCAAATTTTTTATGACAGGTGGGCTGCCCTCGGCGGAGGTCATCGTTGTCCATTGCAGGCAGATCATCATGAATGAGGGAATAGGTATGGATGCATTCAAGGGCACAGGCCGCTGGCAATAATTTTTCTTCAATCTCCGGAGAATTACTGATTGCACGACCGGCAGCAAGACAGAGGATTGGTCGTATCCGTTTCCCTCCGACAAAAAGGCTATAGCGCATCGACTCAATATGACCAGAAAAGGAGCCCTCTTCCGGCATCATATACCGTTCCAAGCCCTTCTCCACGATCTGGCGTTGGTCACTGAGATACTGTTGGATAGTAAACATTTTTCTCTTTTTTCGACGGGTTAGTTCCCTGGTTATGTATCGGTTCACAGATAGCGAGTGTTCCTTGCGTGTATTTCTTTCCTGCTACTCTAAACTATTCCCTTCTCCTGGGGTAAATAAAATTGTCACTGATAAAAACAGTTTGAAATAAAAGAGATTATTCTTTTGTTTTTGAAGCAAGAAGGCCTGTTGAAAAGAAAAAGTGAGAGTGGAGACAGGGAACAGCGAGACAGGCTTCGCCTGTTCCCTGGAAGAAAAAATTACCAGGTACGGACACGACCGGTATCGATATGGACAAAATTTGATT contains:
- a CDS encoding polyprenyl synthetase family protein, translating into MFTIQQYLSDQRQIVEKGLERYMMPEEGSFSGHIESMRYSLFVGGKRIRPILCLAAGRAISNSPEIEEKLLPAACALECIHTYSLIHDDLPAMDNDDLRRGQPTCHKKFGEAEAILAGDGLLTYAFSLLSDPSLPGPAAAIRLQLIATLAHAAGSQGMVGGQYLDIASEEKKISFEQLRTIHRSKTGALITAAVRMGALGAQAEQGQLDCLTDYGNAVGLAFQIVDDLLDITATTEQLGKTAGTDAQQGKATYPAFFGEEKTRALAKEAVESAQDALASFDERAEPLRALAQYIFQRTY